One genomic region from Leptospira tipperaryensis encodes:
- a CDS encoding cytochrome P450, whose amino-acid sequence MFSLNSSLSPKKDLRKIKSPPGSYGFFALRHLFRMRRDIIGFFQDMRKKHGDVVLFGIRKTRIFMIQSPEDIRHVLQENSGNYHKSVFYIELKRILGKGLLTSEGDFWKKQRRLIQPAFHRQRISEFTHIMAEETQNIFREWESRQKERTLRVDLSEEMMRLTFAIVGKTLFRSDVKEYSEIIAKNVEIAMQEVTKRLTMVFPPPVHWPLPGNRRLRNSIQSMNEVIYELIDQRRKNPSNDLISMLLEIQDEETGEKMSVEQVRDEAITLLLAGHETTANALTWAFHLLSNHPEVFSKLKAEAKNVLGDKTPSLEDVGSLTYSRMVLEESMRLFPPAWTVERSALGWDEVGGFEVPPGTNVSICIYTIHRDPRFWKEPEKFWPERFSEENSKDRPKYAYIPFGGGPRICIGNVFAMTEGILILSMIARKYDLKPVPGHRVEMEPLVTLRPKYGMLMDLVST is encoded by the coding sequence ATGTTTTCTTTAAACTCCAGTCTTTCCCCAAAAAAAGACTTACGAAAAATCAAATCCCCTCCGGGATCTTACGGCTTCTTCGCGCTTCGTCATTTGTTTCGAATGAGAAGAGACATCATCGGATTCTTCCAAGACATGAGAAAAAAACACGGAGACGTGGTTTTGTTCGGAATTCGTAAAACGAGAATCTTTATGATTCAGAGTCCGGAAGACATCCGTCACGTTCTGCAAGAAAATAGCGGGAACTATCACAAGAGCGTCTTTTATATCGAGCTCAAAAGAATTCTGGGAAAGGGACTTCTCACATCGGAAGGCGATTTCTGGAAAAAACAAAGAAGGCTGATTCAACCCGCGTTTCATCGTCAGAGAATATCAGAATTTACTCATATAATGGCGGAGGAAACCCAAAACATATTTCGAGAATGGGAATCCAGACAAAAAGAACGAACGCTCAGAGTCGATCTTTCCGAAGAAATGATGAGACTTACCTTTGCGATCGTGGGCAAGACCTTGTTTCGCTCCGACGTAAAAGAATATTCCGAGATCATCGCAAAGAACGTGGAGATCGCGATGCAGGAAGTCACTAAACGTTTGACGATGGTTTTTCCTCCTCCGGTTCATTGGCCTCTTCCTGGAAACAGAAGACTGAGAAATTCGATCCAATCCATGAACGAAGTCATCTACGAATTGATCGATCAGAGAAGAAAAAATCCTTCGAACGATTTGATCAGCATGCTCTTGGAAATTCAAGACGAAGAAACCGGTGAAAAGATGAGCGTCGAACAGGTTCGAGACGAAGCGATTACACTTCTTCTCGCAGGACATGAAACTACTGCGAATGCACTGACATGGGCGTTTCATCTTTTATCCAACCACCCGGAAGTTTTTTCCAAACTCAAAGCGGAAGCGAAGAACGTCTTGGGAGACAAAACTCCTTCTTTAGAAGACGTCGGTTCCTTGACTTATTCGAGAATGGTTTTAGAAGAATCGATGCGTCTTTTTCCACCGGCCTGGACCGTAGAACGATCCGCCTTGGGTTGGGACGAGGTCGGGGGTTTTGAAGTTCCTCCGGGAACGAACGTTTCGATTTGTATCTACACGATTCACAGAGATCCGCGTTTCTGGAAAGAGCCTGAAAAGTTTTGGCCGGAAAGATTCTCCGAAGAAAACTCAAAAGACAGGCCGAAATATGCCTACATTCCGTTTGGCGGAGGCCCGAGAATTTGTATCGGCAATGTATTTGCGATGACGGAAGGAATTCTTATCCTGAGCATGATCGCGAGAAAATACGATTTGAAGCCGGTTCCCGGTCATAGAGTCGAAATGGAACCTTTAGTCACATTGAGACCGAAATATGGAATGTTGATGGATCTGGTTTCCACTTGA
- a CDS encoding glycosyltransferase family 4 protein, with amino-acid sequence MKVYQHVTEFRDGDGIGNDIKGISGVLKTLEIPNAILCLKNLSKENFDVQVHPIVEEFTREDVHILNYGGCGYPLDWFRDLPGKKIIRYQSFTPAAYFKNFVSSEIYNTLQLEEKRSLLELYSLKNETDLFLPSSEFNAEFLRSLGIENPLVLPIVRKYKIREAVPKDKREFTIGFIGRISPNKKMEDLLELLPLVLKFRQNVQLLICGNVSPVFEEYYIFLKKLVLQKRLMGHVQIRLNANDSEMQSFLNSMDLYVCMSEHEGFNIPVLEAFGAGIPVISYFAGATPETMKDGGILFKNKSSESMTLLAALIDNLIEKRNLREQISQTEKTVIEGYNRFPFETLFKERILA; translated from the coding sequence ATGAAAGTCTATCAGCACGTTACAGAATTCCGGGACGGAGACGGAATCGGAAACGACATCAAAGGAATCTCCGGCGTATTAAAAACATTAGAAATTCCGAATGCGATTCTTTGTCTCAAGAATCTATCAAAAGAAAATTTCGATGTCCAAGTGCATCCGATCGTGGAAGAATTCACACGGGAAGACGTTCACATCCTAAACTACGGTGGGTGCGGTTATCCTCTGGATTGGTTTCGCGACCTTCCCGGAAAAAAAATTATCCGATATCAGAGTTTTACGCCGGCCGCCTATTTTAAGAATTTTGTAAGTTCTGAAATTTACAACACGCTCCAGTTGGAAGAAAAACGTTCCCTTTTAGAATTGTATTCCCTCAAAAATGAAACCGATCTGTTTTTACCCTCTTCGGAATTCAACGCGGAATTTTTACGATCTCTTGGAATTGAAAATCCACTCGTATTGCCGATCGTGAGAAAATATAAAATCAGAGAAGCGGTTCCTAAAGACAAAAGGGAATTTACGATCGGCTTTATCGGAAGAATTTCTCCGAATAAAAAAATGGAAGACCTCTTAGAACTTCTTCCATTAGTTCTTAAATTCAGACAGAACGTTCAACTTTTGATTTGTGGAAACGTTTCTCCCGTTTTCGAAGAATATTATATTTTTCTTAAGAAGCTCGTATTGCAAAAACGCCTGATGGGGCACGTCCAAATTCGATTAAACGCAAACGACTCTGAGATGCAATCGTTTCTAAACTCGATGGATCTCTATGTTTGTATGAGCGAACACGAAGGATTTAACATTCCAGTATTGGAAGCATTCGGCGCCGGAATTCCAGTAATTTCATATTTTGCGGGCGCAACCCCGGAAACGATGAAAGACGGAGGAATTCTTTTTAAAAATAAGTCTTCCGAATCCATGACCTTGCTCGCAGCATTGATCGATAATCTCATCGAAAAAAGGAATCTCAGGGAACAAATTTCACAAACTGAAAAAACCGTCATCGAAGGATACAATCGTTTTCCTTTTGAAACTCTTTTCAAAGAACGGATATTGGCATGA
- a CDS encoding glycosyltransferase family 4 protein — protein MRSVQQFSAGFNPGDAISNEMLEIRNYLRELEYKGDIYSENIGASKLPFVKKYKTYKKSSKDILFYHHSIHSGIFDFLRSFRSPRILIYHNVTPFHFLESYDLKMSYLLKKGREELKEMKDRFDLVFAVSKFNQAELEELGFKNVGILPITYQLSQSVAKTEKVVSPIKKILFVGRITPNKRQDDLIRLAHAYKTLYSDQFQFYLAGFSSRELFLYREELERMLDFYDLRKNVLITGFLSDNELNNLYQEADVFVSMSEHEGFCVPLIEAMVHKIPILAFAGGAVPETLNGAGILFKEKKFPDLAVLLNKILTDVEFKNQIVNGQNLRLDEFKNIESKSVLRKAIENLS, from the coding sequence ATGAGATCCGTTCAACAATTTTCAGCGGGTTTCAACCCGGGAGATGCGATCAGCAATGAAATGCTGGAGATCCGAAACTACTTAAGAGAATTGGAATATAAGGGAGATATTTATTCCGAAAACATCGGAGCTTCCAAGCTGCCCTTCGTAAAAAAATACAAAACCTATAAAAAATCTTCCAAAGATATTCTATTCTATCATCATTCGATTCATTCCGGAATTTTTGATTTTCTGAGAAGCTTTCGATCTCCGAGAATTCTTATCTATCATAACGTCACACCCTTTCATTTTTTAGAATCTTACGATCTCAAGATGAGTTATCTCTTAAAAAAAGGACGGGAAGAACTCAAGGAAATGAAAGATCGTTTTGATCTCGTCTTTGCCGTTTCCAAATTCAATCAAGCGGAACTGGAAGAATTGGGTTTTAAGAATGTGGGGATTCTTCCGATTACTTATCAGTTATCCCAATCCGTTGCAAAAACGGAAAAGGTAGTTTCCCCGATCAAAAAAATTCTTTTTGTCGGACGTATCACTCCAAACAAAAGACAAGACGATCTCATACGCCTCGCTCACGCATATAAAACTTTATATTCGGATCAGTTTCAATTCTATCTCGCGGGATTTAGTTCCAGAGAACTTTTTCTTTATAGAGAGGAATTGGAAAGAATGTTGGATTTTTACGATCTTAGAAAGAATGTTCTGATCACTGGATTTCTTTCAGACAACGAATTGAATAATCTCTATCAAGAAGCGGACGTCTTTGTTTCGATGAGCGAACACGAAGGATTTTGTGTTCCTTTGATCGAAGCGATGGTTCATAAAATCCCGATTCTTGCGTTCGCCGGAGGCGCCGTCCCCGAAACTCTGAACGGAGCCGGAATTCTTTTTAAGGAAAAAAAATTTCCGGATTTGGCGGTCTTACTCAATAAGATTTTGACTGACGTGGAATTTAAAAATCAAATCGTAAACGGACAAAATTTACGTCTGGATGAATTTAAGAATATAGAATCGAAATCCGTTCTTAGGAAAGCGATTGAAAACCTCTCTTAA
- the ligA gene encoding NAD-dependent DNA ligase LigA: MAKKKETVVNSLSEKEAKKEIAKLMEEIRLHQHSYYVKNNATISDFEFDKLFRRLQDLEEQFPQLKDPASPTLIVGSDLDKDFEKFQHKLPVLSLINTYNDDELLDWVNKTDPEGIYSVEWKIDGASIVLYYENGMLQNGVTRGSGGVGDDVTDNIRTIRNIPLRLPDSKSVYLRGEVFMTYKDFEEFNEISSGKYANPRNLAAGSIKQKNSSDTAKRPLRIFAYDATFPNQTKKIKTHQEILSQLDQLKFPLAPDTVYVTGSKIAKTIKDFKKKKESLGFPTDGLVIKLNDISKRDALGYTSHSPRWARAYKFDAVMKESKIVDITYAVGRTGKITPRAEIEPVNLAGTTVTFATLHNQDYIDELGVGIGAIVRVAKRGEIIPAVEEVVTPGKDVFKIPDRCPSCKTKTIKKDGLVDLFCPNSDCPDRVKNGIIFFCQRKQMDIEGLGDKQIEFLYDQDYIRSIADLYDLKDQKEKLMEEEGFGEKSVSIILKGIEDSKQKDFRFVLPSIGLPEIGHKVTELLIEHGVDSIDQILNISKDADKIEALLEIPGIGPSTVQAFRENFGDKKILKLIERLKKAGLKMKADPIKVADRQPFAGQSWCVTGSFENFQPRDKAMDLIVYYGGRKVSAVSSKTTHLLAGPGAGSKLEKANELGIAVYDEKQFLALLKSEGINFKDSI, encoded by the coding sequence ATGGCAAAGAAAAAAGAGACAGTAGTCAATTCTCTTTCCGAGAAAGAGGCTAAGAAAGAAATAGCCAAGTTGATGGAAGAAATCCGCCTTCATCAACATTCTTATTACGTAAAGAATAACGCGACAATTTCCGACTTTGAATTTGATAAACTTTTTCGACGATTGCAAGATCTCGAAGAACAATTTCCACAGTTAAAAGATCCGGCTAGTCCAACCTTGATTGTAGGTTCGGATCTGGATAAGGATTTTGAAAAATTCCAACATAAACTTCCCGTTCTTTCACTGATTAACACTTATAACGACGATGAACTTTTGGATTGGGTCAATAAAACCGATCCGGAGGGAATCTACTCCGTAGAATGGAAGATCGACGGAGCTTCAATTGTTCTATATTATGAAAATGGAATGTTACAAAACGGAGTCACGAGGGGTTCCGGCGGAGTCGGAGACGACGTAACGGATAATATAAGAACGATTCGAAATATTCCGCTTCGTTTGCCGGATTCAAAGAGCGTCTATTTGCGCGGGGAAGTTTTTATGACGTATAAAGACTTCGAAGAATTTAATGAGATTTCTTCCGGCAAATACGCAAATCCTCGCAACCTCGCGGCAGGATCCATCAAACAAAAGAATTCTTCCGATACCGCGAAACGACCTCTGAGAATTTTCGCATACGACGCAACGTTTCCGAATCAAACGAAAAAGATAAAGACCCACCAAGAAATTCTTTCCCAACTCGATCAGTTGAAATTCCCTCTGGCGCCCGATACGGTGTACGTGACCGGTTCTAAGATTGCCAAGACGATCAAGGACTTTAAAAAGAAAAAGGAAAGCCTCGGTTTTCCGACCGACGGCCTCGTAATCAAGCTCAATGATATTTCGAAAAGAGATGCGTTGGGTTATACTTCTCATTCTCCGCGTTGGGCTCGCGCCTATAAATTCGATGCCGTGATGAAGGAAAGTAAGATCGTAGATATTACGTATGCGGTAGGTCGTACGGGAAAGATCACGCCAAGAGCGGAAATCGAACCCGTAAATCTTGCCGGAACTACGGTAACGTTTGCCACCTTACACAACCAAGACTATATCGACGAACTCGGAGTCGGGATCGGTGCCATAGTAAGAGTCGCCAAAAGAGGAGAGATCATTCCCGCAGTGGAAGAAGTCGTAACTCCGGGCAAAGACGTTTTTAAGATTCCCGATCGTTGTCCTTCCTGTAAAACGAAAACGATCAAGAAAGACGGTTTGGTGGATTTGTTTTGTCCGAACTCCGATTGCCCGGATCGAGTGAAGAATGGAATCATCTTTTTCTGTCAAAGAAAACAAATGGATATCGAAGGACTTGGGGATAAACAGATCGAGTTCTTATACGATCAAGATTACATTCGGTCCATTGCCGATCTTTACGATCTAAAAGATCAAAAAGAAAAACTTATGGAAGAAGAAGGTTTTGGAGAAAAGAGCGTATCGATTATTCTCAAAGGAATTGAAGATTCTAAACAAAAGGATTTTCGATTCGTACTTCCTTCCATCGGCCTTCCGGAGATCGGTCATAAGGTAACTGAACTTTTGATCGAACACGGAGTCGATTCCATCGATCAAATCCTAAACATTTCCAAAGACGCCGATAAGATAGAGGCCCTTTTGGAAATTCCGGGAATCGGTCCTTCTACGGTTCAAGCCTTTCGTGAAAACTTTGGAGATAAGAAAATTCTAAAGTTGATTGAAAGGCTGAAAAAAGCCGGACTGAAGATGAAGGCCGATCCCATAAAGGTTGCGGATCGGCAACCGTTTGCGGGACAATCTTGGTGTGTGACCGGTTCTTTTGAAAATTTTCAACCAAGAGATAAGGCAATGGATTTGATCGTTTATTACGGTGGAAGAAAGGTGAGCGCCGTGAGTTCAAAAACGACTCATCTTTTAGCGGGCCCCGGAGCCGGATCTAAATTAGAAAAAGCGAATGAACTTGGAATCGCAGTCTATGACGAAAAACAATTCTTGGCATTACTGAAATCGGAAGGAATCAATTTTAAGGATTCGATTTAA
- a CDS encoding LIC_10202 family protein, whose translation MEDKFQELFEIRDSRINVREIMEEIESKLKKNPSTKEDIDKLTHWKFSPPSPEGYRDFDPAEIAHLFEKGIAAPKFSNPKLWFVRGPLKWLLIRFAEFYSFLDKKLSENRTRAFYSVLHELILIRSENQNLKRKMESFYSEFLEWNQAIGKEVRPEFLWANENLYSEDTIEESETFLLESIEPSENVLVLSPGWGKILKQLLKLGAKFDSVTWNHSCEEFIRTSITTNISVEEPGSIPKDCSQYSKIIISENLSIHPHWLIEKALRSLSRSVSSGTEIRFRFSNENSNYPSPFLPLRLTKIQEPLIRDYLRQLGFRNIIEKKSEDGFTILSFRK comes from the coding sequence ATGGAAGATAAATTTCAGGAACTATTCGAAATCAGAGATTCCCGGATCAACGTCCGGGAAATTATGGAAGAAATAGAATCCAAACTTAAAAAGAATCCTTCCACAAAAGAAGATATCGACAAACTCACTCATTGGAAATTCTCACCTCCGAGCCCCGAAGGTTATAGAGATTTTGATCCCGCTGAAATAGCTCATCTTTTTGAAAAAGGAATCGCAGCTCCTAAATTCTCCAATCCAAAACTTTGGTTTGTGCGCGGACCTTTGAAATGGTTATTGATCCGTTTTGCTGAATTTTATTCTTTCCTTGATAAAAAACTTTCCGAGAACAGAACACGTGCTTTTTACAGCGTCTTACACGAATTGATTTTAATCCGTTCGGAAAATCAAAACCTCAAACGTAAAATGGAATCTTTCTATTCGGAATTTTTAGAATGGAATCAAGCGATCGGAAAAGAAGTGCGGCCGGAATTTCTCTGGGCGAATGAAAATCTTTATTCCGAAGATACGATCGAAGAAAGTGAAACGTTTTTGTTGGAATCGATCGAACCTTCCGAAAACGTTTTGGTTCTTTCTCCGGGTTGGGGAAAAATTTTAAAACAACTTTTGAAATTAGGCGCAAAGTTTGATTCCGTTACTTGGAACCATTCTTGTGAGGAATTTATTCGGACTTCGATTACTACCAATATCAGCGTGGAAGAACCGGGTTCCATCCCCAAAGACTGTTCACAATATTCTAAAATTATAATATCTGAGAATTTATCGATTCATCCACATTGGTTGATAGAAAAAGCACTTCGCTCTTTGAGTCGTAGCGTTTCTTCCGGCACCGAAATTCGTTTTCGATTCTCCAATGAAAACTCGAACTACCCTTCTCCGTTTTTGCCTCTGAGACTCACAAAAATCCAGGAACCGTTGATTCGAGATTATCTAAGACAACTAGGATTTCGGAATATAATAGAAAAAAAATCGGAAGACGGATTTACCATTCTATCGTTTAGAAAATGA
- a CDS encoding M23 family metallopeptidase: MEKEIRKRLDRVKEKGHQRLTVLLIPHGFDKSFHFQISVFTIFFLFSLLVSILGIAVFGIVKYNNTRKQINALAQVYGKYFDEYIEYSEQLEGVQDDFLALTESLEEIYSLVDGQRDEMLKLPDESDIETIALAELKTEEAADKDLMLGRSYLSEIYGYRTARVYMDKQRPLMDSVYDFLNSRYDVMDAIPFGEPLYSYNLTSYFGTRRSPTTGYMEYHDGIDLANVPGTPIYATGNGRVHRVIYSNRGYGNHIVVQHANGYFSLFGHCTRIFVKDGQQIRKGNLIATVGSTGNVTGPHLHYEVWLGESNRTDPMEFLKVPVY; encoded by the coding sequence ATGGAAAAGGAAATCCGCAAACGACTGGATCGGGTAAAGGAAAAGGGTCATCAAAGACTCACAGTACTTTTGATCCCTCATGGATTCGATAAATCATTTCATTTTCAAATATCAGTTTTTACGATCTTCTTTTTATTTAGCCTTTTGGTTTCGATCTTAGGAATCGCTGTCTTTGGAATCGTAAAATACAACAATACTAGAAAACAAATCAACGCCCTCGCGCAGGTTTACGGTAAATACTTCGACGAGTACATCGAATACTCCGAACAGTTAGAAGGAGTTCAGGATGATTTTCTGGCTCTTACCGAAAGTTTGGAAGAAATCTATTCTCTCGTTGACGGACAAAGAGACGAGATGCTCAAACTTCCGGACGAATCCGACATTGAAACGATCGCTCTCGCAGAATTAAAAACGGAAGAAGCAGCCGACAAAGATTTGATGTTGGGAAGAAGTTATCTTTCGGAAATCTACGGTTATCGTACTGCGAGAGTTTATATGGATAAACAACGTCCTCTTATGGACAGCGTTTATGACTTTCTCAATTCGAGATACGACGTGATGGACGCGATTCCTTTCGGGGAACCTCTTTATTCTTATAACCTAACTTCTTATTTTGGAACAAGGCGCTCGCCTACCACGGGTTATATGGAATATCACGATGGAATCGACCTTGCAAACGTTCCGGGAACTCCAATCTACGCGACCGGTAACGGTAGAGTTCATAGAGTGATCTATTCCAACCGTGGGTATGGAAATCATATCGTGGTTCAACACGCAAACGGTTACTTTTCACTTTTCGGCCATTGTACAAGAATCTTCGTAAAAGACGGGCAGCAGATTCGAAAAGGGAATTTGATCGCGACGGTCGGATCTACCGGAAACGTAACCGGCCCACATTTACACTACGAGGTATGGCTTGGAGAATCCAATCGTACCGATCCAATGGAATTTCTAAAAGTTCCCGTTTATTAA
- a CDS encoding Spy/CpxP family protein refolding chaperone encodes MNLLNSIVRMTVAGCFLAPAVIFSQELMGLRSGADSNTPAPVRQLAPIRQLRSFGLVFGNVDTVRERFALSEQQLDDISRINEKHKQAHFRWLQKISPIEIELEGLLMEPNVDLTKIRKLLIEIGRYTTEIRINQISHRLAIEKILTQDQKSKIKEPSTRQENGFPVNLFSVERIILPIQGILH; translated from the coding sequence ATGAATCTCCTGAATTCAATTGTCAGAATGACCGTCGCCGGTTGCTTTCTTGCGCCGGCGGTTATTTTTTCCCAAGAACTGATGGGGCTTCGCTCCGGTGCGGATTCTAATACTCCGGCCCCGGTTCGACAATTGGCGCCGATTCGCCAGCTTCGTAGTTTCGGATTGGTCTTTGGGAATGTCGATACGGTTCGAGAAAGATTTGCGCTTTCGGAACAACAACTGGATGATATTTCGAGAATCAACGAAAAACACAAACAGGCGCATTTTCGCTGGCTTCAAAAAATTTCTCCGATTGAGATCGAACTCGAAGGGCTTTTGATGGAGCCTAACGTGGACTTAACTAAGATCAGAAAACTCTTGATTGAAATCGGAAGATATACGACCGAAATTCGAATCAATCAGATTTCTCATCGTCTTGCTATTGAAAAAATACTTACCCAGGACCAAAAGTCCAAAATCAAAGAGCCTTCTACTCGCCAAGAAAACGGATTCCCGGTGAATCTTTTTTCTGTGGAAAGAATTATACTACCAATACAGGGAATCCTACACTGA
- a CDS encoding RNA polymerase sigma factor produces MDQKEFTELIDSTKHIVLSAIKKNLFEEFHDSIDDVVQETYFRAYKSLSANKFRGDSAVSTWLYTIARNESLRMNQKRSRQTALASKLKEKVIQDHSIQEKEAASASFTDFELKDLLAMLPWKYKSVLSLVGEGYKEQQIAEKLSIPEGTVKSRAFRGKQMLKKIFVEK; encoded by the coding sequence ATGGACCAGAAAGAATTTACCGAGCTAATCGATTCGACAAAACATATCGTGTTGTCCGCGATTAAGAAAAACTTATTCGAAGAATTTCACGACTCGATCGACGACGTCGTTCAGGAAACTTATTTCCGCGCTTACAAAAGTCTTTCCGCAAACAAGTTTCGCGGGGATTCCGCAGTCAGTACATGGCTTTATACGATCGCCAGAAACGAATCTCTGAGAATGAATCAAAAACGTTCCAGACAAACCGCGCTCGCGAGCAAGCTGAAAGAAAAAGTGATTCAAGATCATTCGATCCAAGAGAAGGAAGCCGCTTCGGCGAGTTTCACCGATTTTGAATTGAAAGATCTCTTAGCGATGTTACCGTGGAAATATAAGTCCGTGTTGAGTCTTGTAGGAGAAGGATACAAGGAACAACAGATCGCGGAGAAACTCAGTATTCCGGAAGGAACGGTCAAGTCTCGCGCGTTCCGAGGAAAGCAGATGTTAAAAAAAATATTCGTTGAGAAGTGA
- a CDS encoding SanA/YdcF family protein yields the protein MFRLKFFKNPKFYVWSGFILFLLIAAPIAIDFSFEELYLHTEKFQNHRSARSATVAVVPGASVYKNEPSPVLKDRLDCALELYHQGKVRKILLSGDNGSIYYNEVKPMLLYILKNEVNERDIFVDHAGFRTLDTLVRAKEIFQVKDLIFVSQRIYQPRAAFLANKIGLKFQAFEADRRIYTSGPFSRFREFFARTLAWVDMNLFKTNPKYLGDPFPIEGSGIKTWKGSVL from the coding sequence GTGTTTCGCTTAAAATTCTTTAAAAACCCTAAATTTTATGTCTGGTCCGGATTTATTCTGTTCCTTCTCATCGCCGCCCCGATCGCAATCGATTTCAGTTTTGAAGAATTATATCTTCACACAGAAAAATTCCAAAATCACAGATCCGCAAGATCCGCGACCGTTGCCGTTGTACCCGGCGCGTCGGTTTACAAAAACGAACCGTCTCCGGTTTTGAAAGATCGATTGGATTGCGCGTTGGAATTGTATCACCAAGGAAAGGTTCGTAAGATTCTTCTCTCAGGCGATAACGGTTCGATCTATTATAACGAAGTAAAACCGATGCTTCTCTACATTCTTAAAAACGAAGTAAATGAAAGAGATATATTCGTCGACCACGCAGGCTTTCGAACGTTAGACACATTGGTTCGTGCAAAAGAAATCTTTCAAGTCAAGGATCTGATCTTTGTAAGTCAGAGAATCTACCAACCAAGAGCCGCGTTTCTTGCAAACAAAATCGGACTTAAGTTTCAAGCCTTTGAAGCTGATAGAAGAATTTATACAAGCGGACCTTTCAGTCGTTTTCGGGAATTTTTTGCCAGAACCTTGGCTTGGGTGGATATGAATTTATTTAAGACAAACCCAAAATATTTGGGAGATCCTTTTCCGATCGAAGGAAGCGGAATCAAAACGTGGAAAGGATCCGTTCTTTAG
- a CDS encoding GDP-mannose 4,6-dehydratase, whose product MKCLITGAAGFVGVYLLKELKDSYSDFLGIGIQPGPNIEDDPELPRTYRSTICDIRNGNQVQEIIQEFSPDVVFHLAAQPFVPRSIEDPGETLEINVQGTLNILEALRGLKKKVRFVYISSSDIYGNVSESDLPVSESVIPAPLNPYSSSKSCAEIYCLQYHRWIPEIEVVIARPFNHTGPRQSLNFVIPNFCAQVWKTVKQPEDERKILVGDLTSTRDFLDVRDVVHAYRVLSEKGRPGEIYNICSGKEVIIRDVLDQIIAASGKQIPVEVDPSRFRTAEMIRLSGNNLKLQKLGWAPKFSMADTIRDVYQWVGTQV is encoded by the coding sequence ATGAAATGCCTTATTACAGGAGCGGCGGGGTTTGTAGGTGTTTACCTGCTGAAAGAGTTAAAGGATTCTTATTCTGATTTTTTAGGGATTGGAATTCAACCCGGACCGAATATCGAAGACGATCCTGAGCTTCCGAGAACATATCGTTCTACAATTTGCGATATTCGGAACGGAAATCAAGTTCAAGAGATCATTCAAGAATTTTCTCCCGATGTGGTCTTTCATCTCGCCGCCCAACCCTTTGTTCCCCGCTCCATTGAAGATCCAGGTGAAACGCTTGAGATCAATGTTCAAGGAACGTTGAATATTTTGGAAGCCCTGCGCGGCTTAAAAAAGAAAGTTCGTTTTGTTTATATCTCCTCTTCTGACATCTATGGAAACGTTTCCGAGTCGGACCTTCCGGTTTCGGAATCCGTAATTCCGGCTCCGTTAAATCCGTATTCTTCTTCCAAGTCTTGCGCGGAAATTTATTGCCTTCAGTATCACCGTTGGATTCCGGAGATCGAAGTTGTGATCGCAAGACCTTTCAATCATACGGGGCCGAGACAAAGTTTAAACTTTGTGATTCCGAATTTTTGCGCCCAGGTTTGGAAGACCGTCAAACAACCCGAAGACGAAAGAAAAATATTGGTAGGCGATCTTACCTCCACTCGAGATTTCTTGGACGTGAGAGACGTCGTACACGCGTATCGTGTCCTTTCCGAAAAAGGAAGACCCGGCGAGATTTACAATATCTGTTCCGGGAAGGAAGTTATAATTCGGGATGTTTTGGATCAGATCATCGCGGCGTCAGGGAAACAGATTCCGGTCGAAGTGGATCCTTCCCGTTTTCGTACAGCGGAGATGATACGTTTATCCGGAAACAATCTGAAACTTCAGAAGTTGGGATGGGCTCCCAAGTTCAGCATGGCCGATACGATTCGCGACGTGTATCAATGGGTTGGAACACAAGTTTAA